A window from Micromonospora terminaliae encodes these proteins:
- a CDS encoding 6-pyruvoyl trahydropterin synthase family protein, producing the protein MFSVTVRDHMMVAHSFRGEVFGPAQRLHGATFVVDATFRRPELDADGIVVDIGLATEQLKAVLGALSYRNLDDEPDFAGVNTTTEVLARTVADRLAEAVHARRLGEGARGLHGITVTLHESHVAWASYERSL; encoded by the coding sequence TTGTTCAGCGTCACCGTCCGGGACCACATGATGGTCGCCCACAGCTTCCGCGGCGAGGTGTTCGGCCCGGCCCAGCGGCTGCACGGCGCCACCTTCGTGGTCGACGCCACCTTCCGCCGCCCCGAGCTGGACGCCGACGGGATCGTGGTCGACATCGGCCTGGCCACCGAGCAGCTCAAGGCCGTGCTCGGCGCGCTCAGCTACCGCAACCTGGACGACGAGCCGGACTTCGCCGGGGTGAACACCACCACCGAGGTGCTGGCCCGGACGGTGGCCGACCGGCTGGCCGAGGCGGTGCACGCCCGGCGGCTCGGCGAGGGGGCGCGCGGCCTGCACGGGATCACCGTCACCCTGCACGAGTCGCACGTCGCGTGGGCCAGCTACGAGCGGTCGCTGTGA
- a CDS encoding zinc-dependent alcohol dehydrogenase, whose translation MTGEARAFWLRAPGEGELRPVALAPPGPGEVLVRARYSGVSRGTETLVFTGRVPADQHAAMRAPFQEGDFPAPVKYGYLSVGTVEAGPAELRGRTVFCLHPHQTAYVVPADAVVVVPDRVPAARAVLAGTVETAVNALWDAAPLVGDRVTVVGGGMVGCSVAAVLARFPGVRVELVDADPARASVAAALGVDFALPADAAGDRDLVVHASATAEGLQRALELLRPDRTVLELSWYGDRPVTLALGGAFHSKRLGIRSSQVGTVSPRRADRSYADRLAVALDLLADPAFDALLTGRSRFAELPDVLDRLASGRLPALCHLITYDEE comes from the coding sequence GTGACCGGTGAGGCCCGCGCCTTCTGGCTCCGCGCCCCCGGCGAGGGTGAGCTCCGCCCGGTCGCGCTCGCCCCGCCCGGCCCCGGCGAGGTGCTGGTCCGTGCCCGCTACTCCGGTGTCAGCCGGGGCACCGAGACCCTGGTCTTCACCGGCCGGGTCCCCGCCGACCAGCACGCCGCCATGCGCGCCCCGTTCCAGGAGGGCGACTTCCCGGCCCCGGTGAAGTACGGCTACCTGAGCGTCGGCACCGTCGAGGCGGGCCCGGCGGAGCTGCGCGGGCGTACCGTCTTCTGCCTGCATCCGCACCAGACCGCGTACGTGGTGCCGGCCGACGCCGTGGTGGTCGTACCCGATCGGGTGCCCGCGGCCCGCGCGGTGCTGGCCGGCACCGTGGAGACCGCGGTGAACGCGCTCTGGGACGCCGCGCCGCTGGTCGGCGACCGGGTCACCGTGGTCGGCGGCGGCATGGTCGGCTGCAGCGTGGCCGCCGTGCTGGCCCGCTTCCCGGGGGTACGCGTCGAGCTGGTCGACGCCGACCCGGCCCGGGCGTCGGTGGCCGCGGCGCTCGGGGTCGACTTCGCGCTGCCCGCCGACGCGGCCGGCGACCGGGACCTCGTGGTGCACGCCAGCGCCACCGCCGAGGGGCTGCAACGGGCCCTGGAGCTGCTCCGGCCGGACCGCACGGTGCTGGAGCTGAGCTGGTACGGCGACCGCCCGGTCACCCTCGCCCTGGGCGGGGCCTTCCACTCGAAGCGGCTCGGCATCCGCAGCAGCCAGGTGGGCACCGTGTCGCCGCGGCGCGCGGACCGCAGCTACGCCGACCGGCTGGCCGTGGCCCTCGACCTGCTCGCCGACCCGGCGTTCGACGCCCTGCTGACCGGCCGCTCCCGCTTCGCCGAGCTGCCCGACGTGCTGGACCGGCTCGCCTCGGGCCGGCTCCCCGCGCTCTGCCACCTCATCACCTACGACGAGGAGTGA
- a CDS encoding ABC transporter ATP-binding protein has protein sequence MGRHDVTAPLLDAHLVADRGAFHLDVRLRIAAGEVVALLGPNGAGKTTALRALAGLHPLSAGHLTLGGVDLDRPDRRVWTPPERRPVGVVFQDYLLFPHLSARDNVAFGPRRRGADRRAARARADGWLHRVGLAGQARHKPRQLSGGQAQRVALARALAVEPTLLLLDEPLAALDARTRLDTRTELQRHLGVHPGATLLVTHDPLDALVLADRLVIVEQGRVVQEGDAATVTARPRTDYVARLVGLNLHRGHADGHTVSVGGLTLTTADTVHGAAFVAFPPAAVALHPARPDGSPRNVWPATVTGVQRHGDNLRVQLAGPVDVAADVTPAAAAHLGLRPGQPVWAAVKAAETRAYPA, from the coding sequence TTGGGTCGGCACGACGTGACGGCGCCGCTGCTCGACGCGCACCTGGTCGCCGACCGGGGCGCCTTCCACCTCGACGTGCGGCTGCGCATCGCCGCCGGGGAGGTGGTGGCGCTGCTCGGCCCGAACGGTGCCGGCAAGACCACCGCCCTGCGGGCCCTCGCCGGGCTGCACCCGCTCAGCGCCGGGCACCTCACCCTCGGCGGCGTCGACCTCGACCGCCCCGACCGCCGGGTGTGGACCCCGCCCGAGCGGCGCCCGGTCGGCGTGGTGTTCCAGGACTACCTGCTCTTCCCGCACCTCAGCGCACGCGACAACGTGGCGTTCGGGCCGCGCCGGCGGGGCGCCGACCGGCGGGCCGCGCGGGCCCGGGCGGACGGCTGGCTTCACCGGGTCGGCCTGGCCGGGCAGGCCCGACACAAGCCGCGCCAGCTCTCCGGCGGCCAGGCCCAGCGGGTCGCCCTCGCCCGTGCCCTCGCCGTCGAGCCCACCCTCCTGCTGCTCGACGAGCCGCTCGCCGCGCTCGACGCCCGGACCCGGCTCGACACCCGCACCGAACTCCAGCGCCACCTCGGCGTGCACCCCGGCGCGACCCTGCTGGTCACCCACGACCCCCTGGACGCCCTGGTCCTCGCCGACCGGCTGGTCATCGTCGAGCAGGGGCGGGTGGTCCAGGAGGGTGACGCGGCGACCGTCACGGCCCGCCCGCGTACCGACTACGTGGCCCGGCTGGTCGGGCTCAACCTGCACCGCGGGCACGCCGACGGGCACACGGTGTCGGTCGGCGGCCTCACCCTCACCACGGCGGACACCGTGCACGGTGCGGCGTTCGTCGCGTTCCCGCCGGCCGCCGTCGCGCTGCACCCGGCCCGCCCGGACGGCAGCCCGCGCAACGTCTGGCCGGCCACCGTGACCGGGGTGCAGCGGCACGGCGACAACCTGCGCGTCCAGCTCGCCGGGCCGGTCGACGTGGCCGCCGACGTCACCCCCGCCGCGGCCGCCCACCTCGGGCTGCGCCCCGGCCAGCCGGTCTGGGCGGCGGTCAAGGCGGCGGAGACCCGCGCGTACCCGGCGTGA
- a CDS encoding ABC transporter permease, translating into MTRPARRRQRVPLALLLPAGLGLLFLVLPLAGLLVRAPWTTLPRRLTQPGVLTALRLSLETATAATLLCVALGVPLAWLLARVEFPGRRLVRALVTVPLVLPPVVGGVALLLVFGRRGLLGSWLDAAFGVTLPFTTAGVVLAEAFVAMPFLVIAVEGALRGADPRYEEAAATLGAGRWTTFTRVTLPLVAPGVAAGAVLCWARALGEFGATITFAGNYPGRTQTMPLAVYLALETDVQAAIVLSLILLTVSVAILAGLRDRWVGTT; encoded by the coding sequence GTGACCCGGCCCGCGCGCCGCCGGCAGCGGGTGCCGCTGGCCCTGCTGCTCCCCGCCGGGCTCGGCCTGCTCTTCCTCGTCCTCCCGCTGGCCGGGCTGCTGGTCCGGGCACCGTGGACCACGCTGCCGCGGCGGCTCACCCAACCCGGCGTGCTCACCGCGCTGCGGCTGTCCCTGGAAACCGCCACGGCCGCCACGCTGCTCTGCGTCGCGCTCGGCGTACCCCTGGCGTGGCTCCTGGCCCGGGTCGAGTTCCCGGGCCGGCGGCTGGTCCGTGCGCTGGTCACCGTGCCGCTGGTGCTGCCGCCGGTGGTCGGCGGGGTGGCGCTGCTGCTGGTCTTCGGCCGGCGCGGCCTGCTCGGGTCCTGGCTGGACGCCGCCTTCGGGGTGACCCTGCCGTTCACCACCGCCGGGGTGGTGCTGGCCGAGGCGTTCGTGGCCATGCCCTTCCTGGTGATCGCCGTCGAGGGCGCGCTGCGTGGCGCCGACCCCCGCTACGAGGAGGCCGCGGCCACCCTCGGCGCCGGGCGCTGGACCACCTTCACCCGGGTCACCTTGCCGCTGGTCGCGCCCGGGGTCGCGGCCGGCGCGGTGCTCTGCTGGGCCCGCGCGCTCGGCGAGTTCGGCGCCACCATCACCTTCGCCGGCAACTATCCGGGACGGACGCAGACCATGCCGCTCGCCGTCTACCTGGCGCTGGAGACCGACGTGCAGGCCGCCATCGTGCTCAGCCTCATCCTGCTCACCGTCTCCGTGGCCATCCTGGCCGGGCTGCGCGACCGTTGGGTCGGCACGACGTGA
- the modA gene encoding molybdate ABC transporter substrate-binding protein produces MRAALAGVAALGLALTGCGGADDEPSAGTGGTVTVFAAASLTESFTKLGKDYEATHPGTRLVFNFAGSAALATQITQGAPADVFAAASPATMKTVTDAGEAAGTPAVLVRNQLVIAVPKGNPDRVVGLADLARPGVKVALCAEQVPCGAAAKTALAAAGVRLAPATLEQDVKGALAKVKLGEVDAALVYRTDVRAAAELDAVEFPESARAVNDYPIVVLKHAGNPDGARGFVDHVRSAAGLAALTAAGFQAPPKQ; encoded by the coding sequence ATCCGGGCCGCCCTGGCCGGGGTGGCCGCCCTGGGCCTGGCCCTGACCGGCTGCGGCGGGGCCGACGACGAGCCGAGCGCCGGCACGGGCGGCACGGTGACCGTGTTCGCCGCCGCCTCGCTCACCGAGTCCTTCACGAAGCTCGGCAAGGACTACGAGGCCACCCACCCGGGCACCCGGCTCGTCTTCAACTTCGCCGGCAGCGCGGCGCTCGCCACCCAGATCACCCAGGGCGCACCGGCCGACGTGTTCGCGGCCGCCTCGCCGGCCACCATGAAGACCGTCACCGACGCGGGCGAGGCCGCCGGGACACCGGCCGTCCTCGTCCGCAACCAGCTCGTCATCGCCGTACCGAAGGGCAACCCGGACCGGGTCGTGGGCCTGGCCGACCTGGCCCGGCCCGGGGTGAAGGTGGCGCTCTGCGCCGAGCAGGTGCCGTGCGGCGCGGCGGCGAAGACCGCCCTCGCCGCGGCCGGCGTGCGGCTCGCCCCGGCGACCCTGGAGCAGGACGTCAAGGGCGCCCTCGCGAAGGTGAAGCTCGGCGAGGTCGACGCGGCGCTGGTCTACCGCACCGACGTGCGCGCCGCCGCCGAACTGGACGCCGTCGAGTTCCCCGAGTCCGCCCGGGCGGTCAACGACTACCCGATCGTGGTCCTGAAGCACGCCGGCAACCCGGACGGTGCCCGCGGCTTCGTCGACCACGTCCGCTCCGCCGCCGGCCTGGCCGCGCTCACCGCCGCCGGGTTCCAGGCCCCGCCGAAGCAGTGA
- a CDS encoding TOBE domain-containing protein, with protein MTVFRIGEAAELLGVSADTVRRWIDAGRLPATRDEHGHRVLDGADLAAFVRAPGHPELSSARNRLRGIVTAVVKDTVMAQVDIQAGPFRIVSLMSREAVDDLDLQVGSVAVAVIKSTTVVVERAPAPKGRTSP; from the coding sequence GTGACGGTGTTCCGGATCGGCGAGGCCGCCGAACTGCTCGGGGTCAGCGCGGACACGGTCCGCCGCTGGATCGACGCCGGGCGCCTGCCGGCCACCCGCGACGAGCACGGCCACCGGGTGCTCGACGGCGCCGACCTGGCCGCCTTCGTGCGCGCCCCGGGGCACCCCGAGCTCTCCTCGGCCCGCAACCGGCTGCGCGGCATCGTCACGGCCGTGGTCAAGGACACCGTGATGGCCCAGGTCGACATCCAGGCCGGGCCGTTCCGCATCGTGTCGCTGATGAGCCGCGAGGCGGTCGACGACCTCGACCTCCAGGTCGGCTCGGTGGCCGTCGCCGTGATCAAGTCGACCACCGTCGTGGTGGAGCGCGCGCCCGCGCCGAAGGGGAGGACCAGCCCGTGA
- a CDS encoding heavy metal translocating P-type ATPase has product MQHEHGHHGAGHEPHAGHDDEHAGHDAHAGHDMHAGHDKHAGHDPEQFRRKFWLSLALTVPIVLTSHMVMDWLGYSLDFPGVRWVGPVLGTIVFCYGGWPFLVGGVREVRDRAPGMMLLISMAITVAYLASLATSLGLFDLDFWWELAALVTIMLLGHWQEMKAIGQAQGALAALAALLPDDAERLDDAGQPHRVSVADLRVGDVVLVRSGGRVPADGRIVDGAAELDESMITGESRPVPRAVGDRVVAGTVATDSALRVRVEAVGEDTALAGIGRLVAQAQASGGRAQVLADRFAALLFYVAAVAGLATFVAWLVLGNTDQAVIRTVTVLVIACPHALGLAIPLVVALSTALSARAGILVKDRLALERMRTVDAVLFDKTGTLTKGRHTLAGVAATGGLDSDGALRLAGAVEADSEHPLARALVTAAQERGLGATARDFRSLTGRGVRATVDGADWAVGGPALLRELGADVPAELAGAAEGWSRRGAAVLHLVRLPQGGKPEVVGAFALEDEVRPEARAAIAELREQGVKKIVMITGDARPVAEAVAADLGFRPGVDEVFAEVLPADKDKAVTELQSRGLTVAMVGDGVNDAPALARADVGVAIGAGTDVAIESAGVVLASSDPRGVTGVIRLSRASYRKMRQNLAWAAGYNVVAIPLAAGVLAWAGVALSPAVGAVLMSASTIVVALNAQLLRRVRLTPADD; this is encoded by the coding sequence ATGCAACACGAACACGGGCACCACGGCGCGGGCCACGAGCCGCACGCGGGGCATGACGACGAGCACGCGGGGCACGACGCCCACGCCGGGCACGACATGCACGCCGGGCACGACAAGCACGCCGGGCACGACCCCGAGCAGTTCCGGCGCAAGTTCTGGCTGAGCCTGGCGCTGACGGTGCCGATCGTGCTGACCAGCCACATGGTGATGGACTGGCTCGGCTACTCGCTGGACTTCCCGGGCGTCCGCTGGGTCGGCCCGGTCCTCGGCACGATCGTGTTCTGCTACGGCGGCTGGCCCTTCCTGGTCGGCGGTGTCCGCGAGGTGCGCGACCGGGCGCCCGGCATGATGCTGCTGATCTCGATGGCGATCACCGTCGCGTACCTGGCCTCGCTGGCCACCAGCCTCGGCCTGTTCGACCTGGACTTCTGGTGGGAGCTGGCCGCCCTGGTCACCATCATGCTGCTGGGCCACTGGCAGGAGATGAAGGCGATCGGGCAGGCTCAGGGGGCCCTGGCGGCGCTCGCCGCGCTGCTGCCCGACGACGCCGAACGCCTCGACGACGCCGGGCAGCCGCACCGGGTGTCGGTGGCCGACCTGCGGGTCGGTGACGTGGTGCTGGTCCGCTCCGGCGGCCGGGTCCCGGCCGACGGCCGGATCGTCGACGGCGCCGCCGAACTGGACGAGTCGATGATCACGGGTGAGTCCCGGCCGGTGCCGCGCGCCGTCGGGGACCGGGTGGTCGCCGGCACCGTGGCCACCGACTCGGCCCTTCGGGTACGCGTCGAGGCCGTCGGCGAGGACACCGCGCTCGCCGGCATCGGCCGCCTGGTGGCCCAGGCGCAGGCCTCCGGCGGCCGCGCGCAGGTGCTCGCCGACCGGTTCGCGGCGCTGCTGTTCTACGTGGCGGCCGTCGCCGGCCTGGCCACCTTCGTGGCCTGGCTGGTGCTCGGCAACACCGACCAGGCCGTGATCCGGACCGTGACGGTGCTCGTGATCGCCTGCCCGCACGCCCTCGGGCTGGCCATCCCGCTCGTCGTGGCGCTCTCTACGGCGCTCTCCGCCCGCGCCGGCATCCTCGTGAAGGACCGGCTGGCCCTGGAGCGGATGCGCACCGTCGACGCGGTGCTGTTCGACAAGACCGGCACCCTCACCAAGGGGCGGCACACCCTGGCCGGGGTGGCCGCCACGGGCGGGCTCGACTCCGACGGCGCGCTGCGCCTCGCCGGCGCGGTCGAGGCGGACAGCGAGCACCCGCTCGCCCGGGCGCTCGTCACCGCCGCGCAGGAGCGGGGCCTGGGGGCGACGGCCCGGGACTTCCGCTCGCTGACCGGCCGGGGCGTACGCGCCACGGTGGACGGCGCCGACTGGGCGGTGGGCGGCCCGGCCCTGCTGCGCGAGCTGGGTGCCGACGTGCCCGCCGAGCTGGCCGGGGCGGCGGAGGGCTGGTCGCGGCGGGGCGCTGCGGTGCTGCACCTGGTCCGGCTGCCCCAGGGCGGGAAACCCGAGGTGGTCGGCGCGTTCGCACTGGAGGACGAGGTCCGTCCCGAGGCCCGGGCGGCCATCGCCGAGCTGCGCGAGCAGGGGGTGAAGAAGATCGTGATGATCACCGGGGACGCCCGGCCGGTCGCCGAGGCGGTCGCCGCCGACCTGGGCTTCCGGCCCGGCGTGGACGAGGTCTTCGCCGAGGTGCTGCCCGCCGACAAGGACAAGGCGGTCACCGAACTCCAGTCCCGCGGGCTGACCGTGGCCATGGTCGGCGACGGGGTCAACGACGCCCCGGCCCTCGCCCGCGCCGACGTGGGCGTGGCCATCGGCGCCGGCACCGACGTGGCCATCGAGTCGGCCGGGGTGGTGCTGGCCTCCTCCGACCCGCGCGGGGTCACCGGCGTGATCCGGCTGTCCCGAGCCTCGTACCGGAAGATGCGGCAGAACCTTGCCTGGGCGGCCGGCTACAACGTCGTGGCCATCCCGCTGGCCGCCGGCGTGCTGGCCTGGGCGGGCGTCGCGCTCAGCCCGGCGGTGGGCGCCGTGCTGATGTCCGCCTCCACCATCGTGGTGGCGCTCAACGCGCAACTGCTCCGCCGGGTCCGGCTCACCCCGGCCGACGACTGA
- the ygiD gene encoding 4,5-DOPA dioxygenase extradiol translates to MSEQNTRTVLPAAFFGHGNPMNALEVNRYTAAWREFGRSVPRPRAILVVSAHWYIGATAVTAMPRPRTIHDFYGFPQQLFDVRYPAPGLPELAEEISDAVHPTWVGADVDSWGIDHGTWSVLTHAFPDADIPVVQLSINAFKPLDYHLDLGARLAPLRERGVLVVASGNVVHNLGGVDPRLADEGFDWARRFDDAARETVQDAPAEVARLDGHRDFDLAVPTPDHFIPLLYLAGLAGAAGDRPEVLVDGYAYGSLSMTAYTLGLRCRGAQPPGGAPPLPAGVPADSANI, encoded by the coding sequence ATGAGCGAGCAGAACACCCGGACGGTGCTGCCGGCGGCGTTCTTCGGGCACGGCAACCCGATGAACGCGCTGGAGGTCAACCGCTACACCGCCGCCTGGCGGGAGTTCGGCCGGTCGGTGCCCCGACCCCGGGCCATCCTGGTGGTCTCCGCGCACTGGTACATCGGCGCCACCGCGGTCACCGCGATGCCCCGCCCGCGCACGATCCACGACTTCTACGGCTTCCCGCAGCAGCTCTTCGACGTGCGCTACCCGGCGCCCGGGCTCCCGGAGCTGGCCGAGGAGATCAGCGACGCCGTGCACCCCACCTGGGTCGGCGCCGACGTCGACTCCTGGGGCATCGACCACGGCACCTGGTCGGTGCTGACCCACGCGTTCCCCGACGCCGACATCCCCGTGGTGCAGCTCAGCATCAACGCGTTCAAGCCCCTCGACTACCACCTCGACCTCGGCGCCCGGCTCGCCCCGCTGCGCGAGCGCGGCGTGCTCGTGGTGGCCAGCGGCAACGTCGTGCACAACCTCGGCGGCGTCGACCCGCGCCTGGCCGACGAGGGCTTCGACTGGGCGCGCCGCTTCGACGACGCCGCCCGCGAGACGGTCCAGGACGCGCCGGCCGAGGTGGCCCGGCTGGACGGGCACCGCGACTTCGACCTCGCCGTGCCGACCCCCGACCACTTCATCCCGCTGCTCTATCTGGCCGGGCTGGCCGGCGCCGCCGGGGACCGCCCCGAGGTGCTGGTCGACGGCTACGCGTACGGGTCGCTGTCGATGACCGCGTACACCCTCGGTCTGCGCTGCCGGGGAGCCCAGCCACCGGGCGGCGCGCCGCCGCTGCCGGCCGGCGTGCCGGCGGACTCCGCCAACATCTGA
- a CDS encoding DUF1622 domain-containing protein, which translates to MPTREIIQHVGTLLDLAGVLVIAVGVAVATVVFGLRWWRTHQVVEHYRSYRQGVGRAILLGLELLVAGDIIRTVAVSPTFTSVGVLALIVAVRTFLSVSLQVELDGRWPWQGKGPVGGARPES; encoded by the coding sequence GTGCCGACCAGGGAGATCATCCAGCACGTCGGCACGCTCCTGGACCTGGCCGGGGTGCTGGTCATCGCGGTCGGTGTCGCGGTCGCCACGGTCGTCTTCGGGCTGCGCTGGTGGCGCACTCACCAGGTCGTCGAGCACTACCGCTCCTACCGGCAGGGCGTGGGGCGGGCCATCCTGCTCGGCCTGGAGCTCCTGGTCGCCGGGGACATCATCCGGACGGTGGCGGTGTCGCCCACCTTCACGAGCGTCGGGGTGCTGGCCCTGATCGTGGCGGTCCGGACGTTCCTCAGCGTCTCGCTGCAGGTGGAGCTGGACGGCCGCTGGCCGTGGCAGGGCAAGGGCCCGGTGGGCGGGGCCCGGCCCGAGAGCTGA
- a CDS encoding DUF2238 domain-containing protein, with translation MSRARTVVPPALLVLVVVALVTSGIRPYDRLTWLLETIWVLVGVPLVLATWRRFPLTTLLCCLLAAHALILVVGGHYSYARTPVGDWAREAFHLSRNPYDRLGHFAQGFVPAILVREILVRRSPLRGSRWLAPLVVCACLAFSALFEMIEWWAALAGGAAADDFLATQGDVWDTQWDMFLALVGAIASLALLSRLHHRQLPADAPPGTAVAALAARTGLSPKP, from the coding sequence GTGTCCCGAGCGCGCACAGTCGTCCCACCGGCGCTGCTGGTCCTGGTCGTCGTCGCCCTGGTGACCTCGGGCATCCGGCCGTACGACCGGCTGACCTGGCTGCTGGAGACGATCTGGGTGCTCGTCGGCGTCCCGCTGGTGCTGGCCACCTGGCGCCGGTTCCCGCTGACCACGCTCCTCTGCTGCCTGCTCGCCGCGCACGCGCTGATCCTCGTGGTCGGCGGCCACTACAGCTACGCGCGCACGCCGGTCGGCGACTGGGCGCGCGAGGCGTTCCACCTGTCCCGAAACCCGTACGACCGGCTCGGCCACTTCGCCCAGGGCTTCGTGCCGGCGATCCTGGTCCGCGAGATCCTGGTCCGCCGGTCGCCGCTGCGCGGCAGCCGCTGGCTCGCCCCGCTGGTGGTCTGCGCCTGCCTGGCGTTCAGCGCCCTCTTCGAGATGATCGAGTGGTGGGCGGCGCTGGCCGGCGGAGCGGCGGCCGACGACTTCCTCGCCACCCAGGGCGACGTCTGGGACACCCAGTGGGACATGTTCCTGGCGCTGGTCGGCGCGATCGCCTCGCTGGCGCTGCTCAGCCGCCTGCACCATCGCCAGTTGCCGGCCGACGCCCCGCCGGGCACCGCCGTCGCTGCCTTGGCGGCCCGGACCGGCCTGTCGCCGAAGCCCTGA
- a CDS encoding TcmI family type II polyketide cyclase, which translates to MVFRNVIVCHMVPGSDKIVGDVFGHYDQATRPQDLGVIGRILLSHHDLYIHVIEREQDPRISGQTRGLPAFQKIAEAIGPYVTPYPRYWKNPSDSVAKEFYHWAPEGEPPAETTLTVIVGRIKPGAEPDVARVFAESDAGSLPTELGVTGRWLYSIDDVYVHLLEQEASAAEATRNNHDAKPVFAKVMQELAPYVSPYRPEEWRGPQDSVATVFYRWQAQD; encoded by the coding sequence ATGGTCTTCCGGAACGTGATCGTCTGCCACATGGTCCCCGGCAGCGACAAGATCGTCGGTGACGTCTTCGGCCACTACGACCAGGCCACCCGACCCCAGGACCTCGGGGTCATCGGGCGCATCCTGCTGTCCCACCACGACCTCTACATCCACGTCATCGAGCGCGAGCAGGACCCGAGGATCTCGGGCCAGACCCGGGGCCTGCCCGCGTTCCAGAAGATCGCCGAGGCCATCGGCCCGTACGTGACGCCGTACCCGAGGTACTGGAAGAACCCGTCCGACTCGGTGGCCAAGGAGTTCTACCACTGGGCCCCGGAGGGAGAGCCGCCCGCGGAGACCACGCTGACCGTGATCGTCGGGCGGATCAAGCCCGGCGCCGAACCGGACGTGGCCCGGGTCTTCGCCGAGTCCGACGCCGGCTCGCTGCCGACCGAACTGGGCGTCACGGGCCGCTGGCTCTACTCGATCGACGACGTCTACGTCCACCTGCTCGAACAGGAGGCGTCGGCCGCCGAGGCGACCCGGAACAACCACGACGCCAAGCCGGTCTTCGCGAAGGTGATGCAGGAGCTGGCGCCGTACGTCAGCCCGTACCGGCCGGAGGAGTGGCGCGGGCCGCAGGACTCGGTGGCCACCGTGTTCTACCGCTGGCAGGCGCAGGACTGA
- a CDS encoding cytochrome P450 family protein, translating to MTEDAVPAGELYTDGFAADPYPTFARLRTDRPVCPVSSPRFDSWLITRFDDARAALTDPRLSKDLYGPGQHYLRIFGPNSEGLNRNMLNSDPPEHTRLRRVVSQAFAPRRIEALRPRVAQVVDHLIDKMLPQGQAELMHDFAIPLPMTVICELLGVPPEDHDRVLDWTQVIRTSGSTRRPPQEERAAVQEAQLRLHHYFADLVRAKRDDPADDIIGALIDAVDRDGTLSEAELVTTTFLLVFAGHQTTADFLGNAVLALLTHPEQLELLRATPQLLPAAIEELLRFDGPLPVASPRIATEDIEYEGVCIPRGSIVGVAINAANHDPAHFTDPDRLDLRRVRGPHLGFGHGVHYCLGVSLARMEAQIALAALLRRLPGLRLGVPLDEVRRLPAASPFRGLLELPVTFAA from the coding sequence ATGACCGAGGACGCCGTGCCGGCGGGCGAGCTCTACACCGACGGATTCGCCGCCGACCCCTACCCGACCTTCGCCCGGCTGCGGACCGACCGGCCGGTGTGCCCGGTCAGCTCCCCGCGCTTCGACTCCTGGCTCATCACCCGCTTCGACGACGCCCGGGCGGCGCTCACCGACCCGCGGCTGTCCAAGGACCTCTACGGCCCCGGCCAGCACTACCTGCGGATCTTCGGCCCGAACTCGGAGGGCCTGAACCGCAACATGCTCAACTCGGACCCGCCCGAGCACACCCGGCTGCGCCGGGTGGTGTCCCAGGCGTTCGCGCCGCGGCGGATCGAGGCGCTGCGGCCGCGGGTGGCGCAGGTCGTCGACCACCTCATCGACAAGATGCTGCCGCAGGGGCAGGCCGAGCTGATGCACGACTTCGCCATCCCGCTGCCCATGACGGTCATCTGCGAGCTGCTCGGCGTGCCGCCGGAGGACCACGACCGGGTGCTCGACTGGACCCAGGTGATCCGCACCTCCGGCTCGACCCGCCGGCCACCGCAGGAGGAGCGGGCGGCCGTGCAGGAGGCCCAGCTGCGCCTGCACCACTACTTCGCCGACCTGGTGCGGGCCAAGCGCGACGACCCGGCCGACGACATCATCGGCGCGCTCATCGACGCGGTCGACCGCGACGGGACGCTCTCCGAGGCGGAACTGGTCACCACCACCTTCCTGCTGGTGTTCGCCGGGCACCAGACCACCGCCGACTTCCTCGGCAACGCGGTGCTCGCCCTGCTCACCCACCCGGAGCAGCTGGAGCTGCTGCGCGCCACGCCCCAGCTGCTGCCCGCCGCGATCGAGGAGCTGCTGCGGTTCGACGGCCCGCTGCCGGTGGCCAGCCCGCGGATCGCCACCGAGGACATCGAGTACGAGGGGGTGTGCATCCCGCGCGGCTCGATCGTCGGCGTGGCGATCAACGCGGCGAACCACGACCCCGCGCACTTCACCGACCCCGACCGGCTGGACCTGCGCCGGGTCCGCGGCCCGCACCTGGGCTTCGGGCACGGCGTGCACTACTGCCTCGGCGTCTCGCTGGCCCGGATGGAGGCGCAGATCGCGCTCGCCGCGCTGCTGCGCCGGCTGCCCGGGCTGCGGCTCGGCGTGCCCCTCGACGAGGTGCGCCGGCTGCCGGCCGCGTCGCCGTTCCGCGGCCTGCTGGAGCTGCCGGTCACCTTCGCCGCCTGA